The Salvelinus sp. IW2-2015 linkage group LG15, ASM291031v2, whole genome shotgun sequence genome includes a region encoding these proteins:
- the LOC111974328 gene encoding AP-1 complex subunit gamma-1, whose product MPAPIRLRELIRTIRTARTQAEEREMIQKECAAIRSSFREEDNTYRCRNVAKLLYMHMLGYPAHFGQLECLKLIASQKFTDKRIGYLGAMLLLDERQDVHLLMTNCIKNDLNHSTQYVQGLALCTLGCMGSSEMCRDLAGEVEKLLKTSNSYLRKKAALCAVHVIRKVPELMEMFLPATKNLLSEKNHGVLHTSVVLLTEMCERSPDMLLHFRKLVPQLVRILKNLIMSGYSPEHDVSGISDPFLQVRILRLLRILGRSDDDSSEAMNDILAQVATNTETSKNVGNAILYETVLTIMDIKSESGLRVLAINILGRFLLNNDKNIRYVALTSLLKTVQTDHNAVQRHRSTIVDCLKDLDVSIKRRAMELSFALVNGNNIRGMMKELLYFLDSCDPEFKADCASGVFLAAEKYAPSKRWHIDTIMRVLTTAGSYVRDDSVPNLIQLITNSVEMHAYTVQRLYKALLDDISQQPLVQVSSWCIGEYGDLLVSGQCEEEEPIQVTEDEVLDVLEGLLVSNLSTPVTRGYSLTAIMKLSTRFSSVNRIKKVVSIYGSSIDVELQQRAVEYNALFKKYDHMRPALLERMPIMEKTASNGPTEIVQTNGETEASVPDTKHLPLVTQPANQANDLLDLLGGNDVVPVIQTTLPTKPASAGGELLDLLGDLSLSGGPAPAPSVPVSQPPFLLDGLSSQPLFNDISAAIPPMTAYSKNGLKIEFTFERANPNPNIAVITIHATNTTEADMTEFVFQAAVPKTFQLQLLSPSSNIVPALNQGSVTQVIRVLNPQKQQLRMRVKLTYTHKGSPVQDLAEVNNFPPQSWQ is encoded by the exons ATGCCAGCGCCGATCAGACTGCGGGAGCTGATCCGGACCATCCGGACGGCTCGGACCCAGGCAGAGGAGCGCGAGATGATCCAGAAAGAGTGTGCTGCCATACGCTCGTCCTTCAGAGAGGAAGACAACACTTACCGTTGTAGAAATGTGGCTAAGCTACTCTACATGCACATGCTGGGCTACCCAGCGCACTTTGGGCAG CTTGAGTGCCTGAAGTTGATTGCGTCCCAGAAGTTCACTGACAAGCGGATAGGGTACCTGGGAGCCATGCTACTGTTGGACGAGAGGCAGGACGTCCATCTACTAATGACAAACTGCATCAAGAA TGATCTGAATCACAGTACACAGTATGTCCAGGGCCTGGCCTTGTGCACCCTGGGCTGCATGGGCTCCTCAGAGATGTGTCGAGACCTGGCTGGAGAGGTGGAGAAGCTGCTCAAAACATCCAACTCCTACCTGAGGAAAAAG GCGGCGTTGTGTGCGGTCCACGTCATCAGGAAGGTCCCAGAGCTGATGGAGATGTTCCTCCCAGCCACAAAAAACCTGCTGAGCGAGAAGAACCACG GTGTTCTCCACACTTCTGTTGTCCTCCTCACTGAAATGTGTGAAAGAAGTCCTGACATGCTCTTACACTTCCGAAAG TTGGTTCCACAGCTGGTGAGAATCCTGAAGAACCTGATCATGTCTGGATACTCTCCTGAGCATGACGTGTCTGGCATCAGTGACCCCTTCCTGCAG GTGCGGATATTGAGACTATTGCGAATTCTGGGCAGGAGTGATGACGACTCAAGCGAAGCAATGAATGACATTCTTGCACAG GTGGCAACCAACACTGAGACCAGTAAAAATGTAGGCAATGCAATCCTCTACGAGACAGTACTGACCATAATGGACATCAAATCAGAAAGTGGATTGAGGGTGTTGGCCATCAACATACTGGGACGCTTCCTTCtcaacaatgacaaaaatattAG ATATGTGGCACTGACGTCCCTACTGAAGACTGTACAGACGGACCACAATGCAGTGCAGAGGCATCGGAGCACCATTGTGGACTGTCTAAAAGACCTGGATGTGTCCATCAAGAG GCGTGCGATGGAGCTGAGCTTCGCCCTGGTGAATGGGAAYAACATCCGAGGCATGATGAAGGAGCTGCTCTACTTCCTGGACTCCTGTGACCCAGAATTCAAAGCGGACTGTGCGTCCGGAGTCTTCCTGGCTGCAGAGAA GTATGCGCCTTCAAAAAGATGGCACATTGACACCATCATGAGAGTCCTGACAACG GCGGGGAGCTATGTCCGAGACGACTCTGTCCCCAACCTCATCCAGCTCATCACCAACAGTGTGGAGATGCATGCCTACACGGTGCAGAGACTCTACAAAGCCCTGCTGGATGACATCTCACAG CAACCACTGGTCCAGGTGTCATCCTGGTGTATAGGGGAGTATGGAGACCTGCTGGTATCTGGAcagtgtgaggaggaggagccCATCCAG GTGACAGAGGATGAAGTCCTGGATGTTTTGGAAGGTCTTCTTGTGTCCAACTTGTCCACCCCTGTAACCCGGGGTTACTCCCTCACTGCCATCATGAAGCTGTCTACTCGCTTCAGCAGTGTCAA CCGAATCAAGAAGGTGGTGTCAATATACGGCAGCAGCATCGACGTGGAGCTGCAACAGAGAGCTGTGGAGTACAATGCACTTTTCAAGAAATATGATCACATGAG GCCTGCCTTACTGGAGCGAATGCCCATCATGGAGAAAACAGCCTCCAATGGCCCTACAGAGATCGTGCAGACCAATGGGGAGACAGAGGCCTCGGTGCCTGacacaaaacacctgcccctagtcacccagccagccaaccag GCTAATGACTTGTTAGACCTGCTGGGAGGTAATGATGTGGTGCCTGTGATCCAAACCACCCTGCCCACCAAGCCTGCCTCGGCTGGAGGAGAGCTGCTCGACCTACTGGGGGACCTCTCACTGTCTG GTGGTCCAGCTCCTGCCCCCTCTGTGCCCGTCTCCCAGCCCCCTTTCCTCCTGGATGGCCTCTCCTCACAGCCCTTGTTTAATGATATTTCAGCAG CTATTCCCCCCATGACAGCTTATAGCAAGAATGGCCTGAAAATAGAGTTCACCTTTGAGAGGGCCAATCCGAACCCGAACATAGCAGTCATCACTATCCACGCCACCAACACCACCGAGGCTGACATGACAGAGTTTGTTTTCCAGGCTGCAGTACCAAAG ACATTCCAGCTGCAGCTCTTGTCCCCTAGCAGTAATATTGTCCCAGCACTCAACCAGGGAAGCGTCACACAGGTCATCAGAGTTCTCAACCCACAGAAG CAACAACTCCGCATGAGGGTCAAGCTGACGTACACCCACAAAGGCTCACCTGTCCAAGACCTGGCCGAGGTCAACAACTTCCCTCCTCAGTCCTGGCAATGA
- the LOC111974329 gene encoding zinc finger protein 821 isoform X1: MSRRKQNNPFKVNWPFHSTGFAGPLHTINMDGRDDFIEDTECHSNNSQQDSISEDSDSDLDNHDSSSNTSADDHMTSTKRTHHRGVKEESEEGADLMNSCVCPLCTLEFSSPEQLITHVYQHTSLMGSSKNYVCPVCGRALSSPGSLGRHLLIHSEDRLSNCAVCGTRFTDTNNFNREKLREILNTGSSMECSSGDENCSMSRSLSGSPMGNPGHGLGHSHGPGHNQGHGPNHNPGTGHIPGHNHGPGYNPGHNQGHNHGQGPGHLPGHPLPSLHHSLLSSPPSFPDXLSPSPGLPLLPDILSPMPVHPAGVLLVCNSCVAYQQLVDAQSPMRKWAMRRKNEPVEARMHRLERERSAKKTKREHESPEERELRRLRDREAKRMQRLQETEEQRTRRLLRDREAMRMKRANETPDKRQXRLIREREAKRLKRRLEKIDPSLRGQIEHDPAAMAALTADMSLFQFPCPMPVPSLDNSLFMKLP, from the exons ATGTCCAGGCGAAAACAGAACAACCCCTTCAAAGTTAATT GGCCCTTCCACAGCACCGGCTTTGCAGGCCCCCTCCACACTATTAACATGGATGGCAGGGACGATTTCATTGAGGACACCGAATGCCACAGCAACAATTCCCAACAGGACAGCATTTCAG AAGACAGTGATAGCGACCTGGACAACCACGACTCATCCTCCAACACCTCAGCTGACGACCACATGACCTCCACCAAGAGAACACACCACAGGGGAGTTAAAGAA GAGAGCGAGGAGGGGGCCGACCTGATGAAcagctgtgtgtgtcctctgtgcacCCTGGAGTTCAGCAGCCCCGAGCAGCTCATCACACACGTCTACCAG CACACATCGTTGATGGGCAGCAGTAAGAACTACGTGTGCCCAGTGTGTGGGCGCGCGCTCAGCTCGCCAGGCTCCCTGGGGCGCCACCTTCTCATCCACTCTGAGGACCGCCTCTCcaactgtgctgtgtgtgggaCACGCTTCACCGACACCAACAACTTCAACAG GGAGAAGCTCAGAGAGATCCTGAACACAGGCAGCAGTATGGAATGCAGCAGCGGAGATGAGAACTGTTCCATGTCCCGGTCTCTCTCCGGCAGCCCCATGGGCAACCCCGGTCATGGCCTGGGACACAGCCACGGGCCCGGCCACAACCAAGGACACGGCCCAAACCACAACCCTGGCACAGGCCACATCCCGGGACACAACCACGGCCCGGGATACAACCCCGGCCACAACCAGGGACACAACCATGGCCAAGGTCCCGGACACCTCCCAGGCCACCCACTCCCCTCGCTGCaccacagcctcctctcttcRCCCCCCTCCTTCCCTGACRCCCTCAGCCCCTCACCAGGCCTACCCCTGCTGCCAGACATCCTGAGCCCCATGCCTGTGCACCCGGCCGGAGTGCTGCTGGTGTGCAACAGCTGTGTGGCCTACCAGCAGCTGGTGGACGCCCAGTCTCCYATGAGGAAGTGGGCCATGCGCAGGAAGAACGAGCCGGTGGAGGCACGCATGCACCGTCTAGAGCGCGAGCGCTCCGCCAAGAAGACCAAGCGGGAGCACGAGTCGCCYGAGGAGCGGGAGCTGCGACGGCTGCGGGACCGTGAAGCCAAGCGGATGCAGAGGCTGCAGGAGACAGAGGAGCAACGGACACGGAGGCTTCTSCGCGACAGGGAGGCCATGCGGATGAAGAGGGCCAACGAGACGCCAGATAAGAGGCAGRCCAGGCTGATCCGTGAGAGAGAGGCCAAGAGACTGAAACGGCGGCTRGAGAAGATTGACCCCTCCCTGAGAGGTCAGATAGAGCATGACCCAGCTGCTATGGCTGCCCTGACGGCAGACATGAGCCTGTTCCAGTTCCCCTGCCCCATGCCTGTCCCCTCTCTGGACAACAGCCTCTTCATGAAGYTGCCCTAG
- the LOC111974329 gene encoding zinc finger protein 821 isoform X2 has product MSRRKQNNPFKVNWPFHSTGFAGPLHTINMDGRDDFIEDTECHSNNSQQDSISDSDSDLDNHDSSSNTSADDHMTSTKRTHHRGVKEESEEGADLMNSCVCPLCTLEFSSPEQLITHVYQHTSLMGSSKNYVCPVCGRALSSPGSLGRHLLIHSEDRLSNCAVCGTRFTDTNNFNREKLREILNTGSSMECSSGDENCSMSRSLSGSPMGNPGHGLGHSHGPGHNQGHGPNHNPGTGHIPGHNHGPGYNPGHNQGHNHGQGPGHLPGHPLPSLHHSLLSSPPSFPDXLSPSPGLPLLPDILSPMPVHPAGVLLVCNSCVAYQQLVDAQSPMRKWAMRRKNEPVEARMHRLERERSAKKTKREHESPEERELRRLRDREAKRMQRLQETEEQRTRRLLRDREAMRMKRANETPDKRQXRLIREREAKRLKRRLEKIDPSLRGQIEHDPAAMAALTADMSLFQFPCPMPVPSLDNSLFMKLP; this is encoded by the exons ATGTCCAGGCGAAAACAGAACAACCCCTTCAAAGTTAATT GGCCCTTCCACAGCACCGGCTTTGCAGGCCCCCTCCACACTATTAACATGGATGGCAGGGACGATTTCATTGAGGACACCGAATGCCACAGCAACAATTCCCAACAGGACAGCATTTCAG ACAGTGATAGCGACCTGGACAACCACGACTCATCCTCCAACACCTCAGCTGACGACCACATGACCTCCACCAAGAGAACACACCACAGGGGAGTTAAAGAA GAGAGCGAGGAGGGGGCCGACCTGATGAAcagctgtgtgtgtcctctgtgcacCCTGGAGTTCAGCAGCCCCGAGCAGCTCATCACACACGTCTACCAG CACACATCGTTGATGGGCAGCAGTAAGAACTACGTGTGCCCAGTGTGTGGGCGCGCGCTCAGCTCGCCAGGCTCCCTGGGGCGCCACCTTCTCATCCACTCTGAGGACCGCCTCTCcaactgtgctgtgtgtgggaCACGCTTCACCGACACCAACAACTTCAACAG GGAGAAGCTCAGAGAGATCCTGAACACAGGCAGCAGTATGGAATGCAGCAGCGGAGATGAGAACTGTTCCATGTCCCGGTCTCTCTCCGGCAGCCCCATGGGCAACCCCGGTCATGGCCTGGGACACAGCCACGGGCCCGGCCACAACCAAGGACACGGCCCAAACCACAACCCTGGCACAGGCCACATCCCGGGACACAACCACGGCCCGGGATACAACCCCGGCCACAACCAGGGACACAACCATGGCCAAGGTCCCGGACACCTCCCAGGCCACCCACTCCCCTCGCTGCaccacagcctcctctcttcRCCCCCCTCCTTCCCTGACRCCCTCAGCCCCTCACCAGGCCTACCCCTGCTGCCAGACATCCTGAGCCCCATGCCTGTGCACCCGGCCGGAGTGCTGCTGGTGTGCAACAGCTGTGTGGCCTACCAGCAGCTGGTGGACGCCCAGTCTCCYATGAGGAAGTGGGCCATGCGCAGGAAGAACGAGCCGGTGGAGGCACGCATGCACCGTCTAGAGCGCGAGCGCTCCGCCAAGAAGACCAAGCGGGAGCACGAGTCGCCYGAGGAGCGGGAGCTGCGACGGCTGCGGGACCGTGAAGCCAAGCGGATGCAGAGGCTGCAGGAGACAGAGGAGCAACGGACACGGAGGCTTCTSCGCGACAGGGAGGCCATGCGGATGAAGAGGGCCAACGAGACGCCAGATAAGAGGCAGRCCAGGCTGATCCGTGAGAGAGAGGCCAAGAGACTGAAACGGCGGCTRGAGAAGATTGACCCCTCCCTGAGAGGTCAGATAGAGCATGACCCAGCTGCTATGGCTGCCCTGACGGCAGACATGAGCCTGTTCCAGTTCCCCTGCCCCATGCCTGTCCCCTCTCTGGACAACAGCCTCTTCATGAAGYTGCCCTAG
- the LOC111974329 gene encoding zinc finger protein 821 isoform X3 gives MDGRDDFIEDTECHSNNSQQDSISEDSDSDLDNHDSSSNTSADDHMTSTKRTHHRGVKEESEEGADLMNSCVCPLCTLEFSSPEQLITHVYQHTSLMGSSKNYVCPVCGRALSSPGSLGRHLLIHSEDRLSNCAVCGTRFTDTNNFNREKLREILNTGSSMECSSGDENCSMSRSLSGSPMGNPGHGLGHSHGPGHNQGHGPNHNPGTGHIPGHNHGPGYNPGHNQGHNHGQGPGHLPGHPLPSLHHSLLSSPPSFPDXLSPSPGLPLLPDILSPMPVHPAGVLLVCNSCVAYQQLVDAQSPMRKWAMRRKNEPVEARMHRLERERSAKKTKREHESPEERELRRLRDREAKRMQRLQETEEQRTRRLLRDREAMRMKRANETPDKRQXRLIREREAKRLKRRLEKIDPSLRGQIEHDPAAMAALTADMSLFQFPCPMPVPSLDNSLFMKLP, from the exons ATGGATGGCAGGGACGATTTCATTGAGGACACCGAATGCCACAGCAACAATTCCCAACAGGACAGCATTTCAG AAGACAGTGATAGCGACCTGGACAACCACGACTCATCCTCCAACACCTCAGCTGACGACCACATGACCTCCACCAAGAGAACACACCACAGGGGAGTTAAAGAA GAGAGCGAGGAGGGGGCCGACCTGATGAAcagctgtgtgtgtcctctgtgcacCCTGGAGTTCAGCAGCCCCGAGCAGCTCATCACACACGTCTACCAG CACACATCGTTGATGGGCAGCAGTAAGAACTACGTGTGCCCAGTGTGTGGGCGCGCGCTCAGCTCGCCAGGCTCCCTGGGGCGCCACCTTCTCATCCACTCTGAGGACCGCCTCTCcaactgtgctgtgtgtgggaCACGCTTCACCGACACCAACAACTTCAACAG GGAGAAGCTCAGAGAGATCCTGAACACAGGCAGCAGTATGGAATGCAGCAGCGGAGATGAGAACTGTTCCATGTCCCGGTCTCTCTCCGGCAGCCCCATGGGCAACCCCGGTCATGGCCTGGGACACAGCCACGGGCCCGGCCACAACCAAGGACACGGCCCAAACCACAACCCTGGCACAGGCCACATCCCGGGACACAACCACGGCCCGGGATACAACCCCGGCCACAACCAGGGACACAACCATGGCCAAGGTCCCGGACACCTCCCAGGCCACCCACTCCCCTCGCTGCaccacagcctcctctcttcRCCCCCCTCCTTCCCTGACRCCCTCAGCCCCTCACCAGGCCTACCCCTGCTGCCAGACATCCTGAGCCCCATGCCTGTGCACCCGGCCGGAGTGCTGCTGGTGTGCAACAGCTGTGTGGCCTACCAGCAGCTGGTGGACGCCCAGTCTCCYATGAGGAAGTGGGCCATGCGCAGGAAGAACGAGCCGGTGGAGGCACGCATGCACCGTCTAGAGCGCGAGCGCTCCGCCAAGAAGACCAAGCGGGAGCACGAGTCGCCYGAGGAGCGGGAGCTGCGACGGCTGCGGGACCGTGAAGCCAAGCGGATGCAGAGGCTGCAGGAGACAGAGGAGCAACGGACACGGAGGCTTCTSCGCGACAGGGAGGCCATGCGGATGAAGAGGGCCAACGAGACGCCAGATAAGAGGCAGRCCAGGCTGATCCGTGAGAGAGAGGCCAAGAGACTGAAACGGCGGCTRGAGAAGATTGACCCCTCCCTGAGAGGTCAGATAGAGCATGACCCAGCTGCTATGGCTGCCCTGACGGCAGACATGAGCCTGTTCCAGTTCCCCTGCCCCATGCCTGTCCCCTCTCTGGACAACAGCCTCTTCATGAAGYTGCCCTAG
- the LOC111974329 gene encoding zinc finger protein 821 isoform X4, whose protein sequence is MPQQQFPTGQHFRAVFASIEDSDSDLDNHDSSSNTSADDHMTSTKRTHHRGVKEESEEGADLMNSCVCPLCTLEFSSPEQLITHVYQHTSLMGSSKNYVCPVCGRALSSPGSLGRHLLIHSEDRLSNCAVCGTRFTDTNNFNREKLREILNTGSSMECSSGDENCSMSRSLSGSPMGNPGHGLGHSHGPGHNQGHGPNHNPGTGHIPGHNHGPGYNPGHNQGHNHGQGPGHLPGHPLPSLHHSLLSSPPSFPDXLSPSPGLPLLPDILSPMPVHPAGVLLVCNSCVAYQQLVDAQSPMRKWAMRRKNEPVEARMHRLERERSAKKTKREHESPEERELRRLRDREAKRMQRLQETEEQRTRRLLRDREAMRMKRANETPDKRQXRLIREREAKRLKRRLEKIDPSLRGQIEHDPAAMAALTADMSLFQFPCPMPVPSLDNSLFMKLP, encoded by the exons ATGCCACAGCAACAATTCCCAACAGGACAGCATTTCAG GGCTGTGTTTGCCTCCATAGAAGACAGTGATAGCGACCTGGACAACCACGACTCATCCTCCAACACCTCAGCTGACGACCACATGACCTCCACCAAGAGAACACACCACAGGGGAGTTAAAGAA GAGAGCGAGGAGGGGGCCGACCTGATGAAcagctgtgtgtgtcctctgtgcacCCTGGAGTTCAGCAGCCCCGAGCAGCTCATCACACACGTCTACCAG CACACATCGTTGATGGGCAGCAGTAAGAACTACGTGTGCCCAGTGTGTGGGCGCGCGCTCAGCTCGCCAGGCTCCCTGGGGCGCCACCTTCTCATCCACTCTGAGGACCGCCTCTCcaactgtgctgtgtgtgggaCACGCTTCACCGACACCAACAACTTCAACAG GGAGAAGCTCAGAGAGATCCTGAACACAGGCAGCAGTATGGAATGCAGCAGCGGAGATGAGAACTGTTCCATGTCCCGGTCTCTCTCCGGCAGCCCCATGGGCAACCCCGGTCATGGCCTGGGACACAGCCACGGGCCCGGCCACAACCAAGGACACGGCCCAAACCACAACCCTGGCACAGGCCACATCCCGGGACACAACCACGGCCCGGGATACAACCCCGGCCACAACCAGGGACACAACCATGGCCAAGGTCCCGGACACCTCCCAGGCCACCCACTCCCCTCGCTGCaccacagcctcctctcttcRCCCCCCTCCTTCCCTGACRCCCTCAGCCCCTCACCAGGCCTACCCCTGCTGCCAGACATCCTGAGCCCCATGCCTGTGCACCCGGCCGGAGTGCTGCTGGTGTGCAACAGCTGTGTGGCCTACCAGCAGCTGGTGGACGCCCAGTCTCCYATGAGGAAGTGGGCCATGCGCAGGAAGAACGAGCCGGTGGAGGCACGCATGCACCGTCTAGAGCGCGAGCGCTCCGCCAAGAAGACCAAGCGGGAGCACGAGTCGCCYGAGGAGCGGGAGCTGCGACGGCTGCGGGACCGTGAAGCCAAGCGGATGCAGAGGCTGCAGGAGACAGAGGAGCAACGGACACGGAGGCTTCTSCGCGACAGGGAGGCCATGCGGATGAAGAGGGCCAACGAGACGCCAGATAAGAGGCAGRCCAGGCTGATCCGTGAGAGAGAGGCCAAGAGACTGAAACGGCGGCTRGAGAAGATTGACCCCTCCCTGAGAGGTCAGATAGAGCATGACCCAGCTGCTATGGCTGCCCTGACGGCAGACATGAGCCTGTTCCAGTTCCCCTGCCCCATGCCTGTCCCCTCTCTGGACAACAGCCTCTTCATGAAGYTGCCCTAG